A section of the Bacteroidetes bacterium GWF2_43_63 genome encodes:
- a CDS encoding recombinase RmuC, producing MSETLRLITEENRKALEKLTATVEQKLILLSEQSGKNAEQQREALEKSIKGFQESFDKSVQSFNEVQREKFSQLESRQNELVVNTEKKLESIRVTVEEKLEKTLSERLGQSFETVGKQLIEVQKGLGEMQSLAQDVGGLKKVLSNVKDRGGVGEIQLEMLLEQILAPEQYAANVKTKAGSNDLVEFAVKLPGKDDLNSVVYLPIDAKFPRDVYEKVVDAYDKGEPAVIDAANKELENTIKKMAKDIRDKYIDPPHTTDFAIMFLPFESIYAEVIRRSHLLEQLQREFKITVTGPTTLAAILNSLQMGFRTLAIQKHSGEVWKILGAVKTEFEKFGGLLEKAQKHISNAGETLDQLKGTRTRAIQRQLRDIQVLPGVEEADVTEITAGDDE from the coding sequence ATGAGCGAGACGCTCAGATTGATTACCGAAGAAAATCGCAAAGCATTGGAAAAGCTCACTGCAACGGTTGAGCAGAAGCTTATATTATTGTCGGAACAATCGGGTAAAAATGCTGAACAGCAACGCGAAGCATTGGAGAAATCGATCAAAGGTTTTCAGGAATCATTTGACAAAAGCGTGCAATCGTTTAACGAAGTGCAGCGCGAAAAATTTTCACAGCTCGAAAGCCGGCAGAACGAATTGGTTGTGAATACTGAAAAGAAACTTGAATCTATCCGCGTTACTGTTGAAGAGAAGCTTGAAAAAACGCTCAGCGAGCGGCTTGGACAGAGTTTTGAAACGGTTGGAAAACAATTGATTGAAGTGCAGAAAGGACTTGGCGAAATGCAATCGCTTGCGCAGGATGTTGGTGGTCTAAAAAAAGTATTAAGCAACGTGAAGGATCGTGGCGGAGTAGGCGAGATTCAACTCGAAATGCTGCTTGAGCAAATTCTGGCTCCTGAGCAATACGCCGCCAACGTTAAAACAAAAGCGGGTTCCAACGATCTGGTTGAATTCGCCGTTAAACTTCCGGGGAAAGATGATTTGAATTCAGTCGTGTACTTGCCTATTGATGCCAAGTTCCCGCGCGATGTGTATGAAAAAGTGGTTGACGCCTACGATAAAGGTGAACCCGCAGTCATTGATGCTGCCAACAAGGAGCTTGAAAACACCATAAAAAAAATGGCAAAAGACATCCGCGACAAATACATCGATCCGCCGCACACCACTGACTTTGCCATTATGTTTTTACCATTCGAAAGTATTTATGCCGAGGTAATTCGCAGATCTCATTTGCTTGAACAGCTTCAACGTGAATTTAAAATCACTGTGACCGGACCAACAACACTTGCGGCCATACTCAACAGTTTGCAAATGGGATTCCGCACGCTGGCAATTCAAAAACACAGTGGTGAAGTGTGGAAAATTCTGGGTGCAGTGAAAACGGAATTCGAAAAATTTGGCGGCTTACTTGAGAAAGCACAGAAACACATTAGCAATGCTGGCGAAACCCTCGATCAGCTGAAAGGAACCCGCACGCGCGCCATTCAGCGCCAATTGCGCGATATACAGGTGTTGCCCGGTGTTGAAGAAGCGGATGTAACAGAAATCACGGCTGGTGACGATGAATAG